The Neodiprion fabricii isolate iyNeoFabr1 chromosome 4, iyNeoFabr1.1, whole genome shotgun sequence genome window below encodes:
- the LOC124179313 gene encoding pupal cuticle protein-like, whose translation MNTLTLVSILASLASMAVGSPQWYGAPHGGYAGSAVPAPLGPDGRVVDTPEVAQLKAAHLSALAEANARAPKGLIGGPSGPYAGPDGGYAAANYVAHYSGPPAPLGPDGRVIDTPEVQQAKAVHFSLYNAQAQRVPAGPAEPATPDAWNAGNGVWNGGWNGAHEQY comes from the exons ACCCTGGTGTCAATTTTGGCGTCTCTCGCCTCGATGGCGGTTGGGTCTCCGCAGTGGTACGGAGCACCTCACGGAGGATACGCGGGTTCCGCGGTTCCAGCTCCACTTGGTCCGGATGGCCGAGTGGTGGACACACCGGAAGTAGCCCAGCTGAAGGCCGCCCACTTGAGCGCTTTGGCCGAAGCTAACGCTCGCGCTCCGAAGGGACTAATTGGAGGACCATCTGGGCCGTACGCGGGCCCGGACGGCGGCTACGCCGCGGCAAATTACGTCGCTCACTACAG CGGACCCCCGGCGCCTCTTGGGCCTGACGGACGAGTCATAGACACGCCGGAAGTGCAGCAAGCCAAAGCCGTCCATTTCTCTCTTTACAACGCCCAGGCCCAACGAGTTCCGGCTGGTCCAGCTGAGCCCGCAACCCCCGACGCATGGAACGCGGGTAACGGAGTGTGGAATGGAGGCTGGAATGGGGCCCACGAACAGTACTAG
- the LOC124180732 gene encoding uncharacterized protein LOC124180732, which produces MNRLIVLVALASSCSAGYSGSPAYGGHGVGPAGGAVQYAPPAPVGEDGSVIDTPEVAQAKAAHFAEYARAAARAAEEKAHQQGVQGGYASQGLGAYAAGPTPAPYSRPAYASPAPVYASPAPSYAAPAPQAYSAPQQYNGPSYSAPKAYNAPATKSAFVPAPLAEDGTVIDTPEVAALKSARLAQLAEAEARAYKYGGAEDYNGQEYAAAPQRYSAPAAPQYNAAPNVRSYAGPGSYSQGARGYAAAPAASSPIRYDAPAPTDRDGRVVETPEVAQATAAHLAAHAAATSYQPQQASYQPQQAYQQPQRAFQSAQGYQPHWLKMNGKGPTNYDLGNNQRRLSRPQRTPIRSKSYKVSRLWCLSSAAMKLLAIFSIAASLVAATPGYQVIPPSGYGYQGPFAPLAHDGRVLDTPEVAQAKAAHLAAHAAAAARASRRHQIYDQGPVYDYNEEPSAYEAAAYSAPYSQSYHGPPAPLAHDGRVVDTPEVAHARAAHLAAHARAASIVSQYGGYEDQGGYRGGSAERNAGYATPIQVSYTHSAPVGYHGPPAPLDHEGRVIDTPEVAQAKAAHLQAYAKAAALASQQGYSAAEGPSDDNSLKEGPSYEENYYY; this is translated from the exons ATGAATCGTCTG ATCGTCCTCGTGGCTCTGGCCTCCTCGTGCAGCGCTGGATACTCCGGATCACCGGCCTACGGAGGCCACGGTGTCGGACCTGCGGGAGGCGCCGTGCAGTACGCGCCACCGGCGCCGGTCGGTGAGGATGGAAGCGTGATCGACACCCCGGAGGTGGCGCAGGCCAAGGCGGCTCACTTCGCGGAGTACGCCAGAGCCGCGGCTCGCGCCGCCGAGGAGAAGGCCCACCAGCAGGGCGTCCAGGGTGGCTACGCTTCCCAGGGTCTCGGCGCCTACGCCGCCGGCCCGACACCCGCCCCCTACTCTCGGCCAGCTTACGCCAGCCCGGCCCCCGTTTACGCGAGTCCCGCACCCTCTTACGCCGCCCCCGCACCCCAGGCCTACTCGGCACCCCAGCAGTACAACGGCCCGAGTTACTCGGCCCCCAAGGCCTACAACGCCCCGGCTACCAAGTCCGCCTTCGTCCCAGCGCCCCTCGCTGAGGATGGAACCGTGATCGACACCCCGGAGGTTGCCGCCCTTAAGTCTGCCCGTCTTGCTCAGCTCGCCGAGGCCGAGGCACGCGCCTACAAATACGGTGGAGCCGAGGACTACAATGGCCAGG AATACGCAGCCGCTCCCCAAAGGTACAGCGCCCCAGCCGCCCCCCAGTACAACGCCGCCCCCAACGTGAGGTCCTACGCCGGACCCGGATCCTACTCTCAGGGTGCCCGAGGCTACGCTGCAGCCCCAGCAGCCTCTTCTCCGATCCGTTACGACGCCCCAGCCCCGACTGACAGGGACGGTCGCGTCGTCGAGACACCGGAAGTGGCTCAGGCCACGGCAGCTCACCTTGCAGCTCACGCTGCGGCGACCTCGTACCAGCCCCAACAAGCTTCTTACCAGCCCCAGCAGGCCTACCAGCAGCCACAGAGGGCCTTCCAATCGGCCCAGGGATACCAACCACATTGG tTGAAGATGAACGGCAAAGGGCCGACCAATTACGATCTAGGGAATAACCAG CGACGGCTCTCTCGTCCCCAGCGCACTCCGATCCGATCCAAGTCCTATAAGGTTTCACGTTTGTGGTGTCTTAGTAGCGCAGCGATGAAATTACTT GCGATCTTCTCCATCGCCGCTTCCCTCGTCGCAGCCACCCCTGGATACCAGGTCATCCCCCCGTCTGGATACGGCTACCAGGGACCCTTCGCACCCTTGGCCCACGACGGAAGGGTCCTCGACACCCCCGAGGTGGCCCAGGCCAAGGCGGCCCATCTGGCTGCTCACGCGGCCGCCGCTGCGAGGGCCTCACGACGACACCAGATCTACGATCAAGGCCCCGTTTACGACTACAACGAGGAGCCTAGCGCTTATGAGGCCGCCGCGTATTCCGCACCCTATTCTCAAAGCTACCACGGACCACCAGCTCCTCTGGCCCACGATGGACGCGTCGTTGACACACCTgag GTCGCCCACGCCAGGGCCGCTCATCTGGCCGCCCACGCTCGAGCAGCTTCCATAGTCAGCCAGTACGGCGGATACGAAGACCAGGGTGGTTACAGAGGCGGATCGGCGGAAAGAAACGCGGGATACGCGACACCGATCCAGGTTTCCTACACGCATTCCGCCCCCGTTGGATACCACGGGCCACCGGCGCCTCTGGATCACGAAGGGCGGGTGATCGACACGCCGGAAGTTGCTCAGGCCAAAGCGGCGCACCTTCAGGCCTACGCAAAAGCCGCGGCGCTGGCTTCGCAGCAGGGTTATTCCGCGGCGGAAGGGCCGTCCGATGACAATTCTTTGAAGGAAGGACCGTCCTACGAGGAGAACTATTACTACTGA